One Dietzia sp. JS16-p6b genomic window carries:
- a CDS encoding deoxyribodipyrimidine photo-lyase has translation MSILWFRRDLRLSDHPALLAAVDSADEVLPVFVRDPVLLGRGGARTDRLEASLTALSADTGGALVVRTGDPAEVIAELAEAVDAAQVHVSRESTPYGRRRDDRARELLGGAGRELLETGSPYAVGPGRVLNKSGEPYRVFTPFSKAWHDHGWPEPGARPEDIAWAADPDTGGSHDITGARDSGSAEEVGEQAALDRWREFLAEDLTSYGDQRDRPDLDTTSRLSVHLKYGEIHPRTILAELAAHPAADTDGARRFVSELAWREFYADVLWHWPRSAWRDLRDTLSGMDYDEGPETDELVEAWRQGLTGYPFVDAGMRQLRSEGWMHNRVRMVTASFLVKDLHVWWPTGARHFLDHLRDGDLASNNHGWQWVAGTGTDASPYFRVFNPVTQGVKFDPDGDYVRRWIPELAHLTGADAHEPWRAADGYDHGYPERIVDHAEERRETLRRYERARGDDD, from the coding sequence ATCTCGATCCTGTGGTTCCGACGCGATCTGCGGCTCAGCGATCATCCCGCTCTCCTCGCGGCCGTCGACTCCGCGGACGAGGTCCTGCCGGTGTTCGTGCGTGACCCGGTGCTGCTGGGACGTGGCGGCGCCCGAACCGACCGGCTGGAGGCCTCCCTGACCGCCCTGTCCGCCGACACCGGTGGGGCATTGGTCGTCCGGACGGGCGATCCCGCCGAGGTGATCGCGGAGCTCGCGGAGGCCGTGGACGCCGCGCAGGTGCACGTGAGTCGCGAGTCCACCCCCTACGGCCGGCGACGGGACGACAGGGCACGTGAGCTGCTCGGCGGGGCGGGTCGGGAACTGCTCGAGACCGGGTCGCCCTACGCGGTCGGACCGGGACGGGTCCTCAACAAGTCCGGCGAACCGTACCGGGTCTTCACCCCCTTCTCCAAGGCCTGGCACGACCACGGGTGGCCGGAGCCCGGCGCCCGCCCCGAGGACATCGCGTGGGCCGCGGACCCCGACACCGGCGGCTCGCACGACATCACGGGGGCACGCGATTCGGGGTCCGCGGAGGAGGTGGGTGAGCAGGCGGCCCTGGACCGGTGGAGGGAGTTCCTCGCCGAGGACCTGACCTCGTACGGCGACCAGCGCGACCGACCGGACCTGGACACGACGAGCCGGTTGTCGGTGCACCTGAAGTACGGAGAGATCCATCCGCGGACGATCCTGGCCGAACTCGCCGCCCATCCCGCCGCCGACACCGATGGCGCACGCCGGTTCGTCTCCGAGTTGGCGTGGCGCGAGTTCTACGCGGACGTCCTGTGGCACTGGCCCCGCTCGGCGTGGCGCGACCTGCGCGACACGCTGTCGGGGATGGACTACGACGAGGGGCCGGAGACCGACGAACTCGTCGAGGCGTGGCGGCAGGGGCTGACCGGTTACCCCTTCGTGGACGCGGGGATGCGACAACTGCGGTCCGAGGGATGGATGCACAACCGGGTGCGGATGGTCACCGCGAGCTTCCTCGTCAAGGATCTGCACGTGTGGTGGCCGACCGGCGCCCGGCACTTCCTGGACCACCTCAGGGACGGGGACCTCGCCTCCAACAACCACGGGTGGCAGTGGGTGGCCGGCACCGGGACCGACGCCTCGCCGTACTTCCGGGTGTTCAACCCGGTCACGCAGGGAGTGAAGTTCGACCCCGACGGCGACTACGTCCGTCGGTGGATACCCGAACTCGCGCACCTGACCGGCGCCGACGCGCACGAGCCGTGGCGGGCGGCGGACGGATACGACCACGGGTACCCCGAGCGCATCGTGGACCACGCCGAGGAGCGACGGGAGACCCTCCGACGCTACGAGCGCGCCAGGGGCGACGACGACTGA
- the ilvD gene encoding dihydroxy-acid dehydratase: MTQQTDKAHARDGDKAHARDGVDIKPRSRDVTDGLEKTAARGMLRAVGMGDDDWVKPQIGVASSWNEITPCNLSLDRLAKAVKEGVHSGGGYPLEFGTISVSDGISMGHEGMHFSLVSREVIADSVETVMSAERLDGSVLLAGCDKSLPGMLMAAARLDLAGVFLYAGSTLPGFATLSDGTEKQVTIIDAFEAVGACSRGLMSREDVDTIERAICPGEGACGGMYTANTMASAAEALGMSLPGSASPPAPDRRRDDYARASGEAVVELLRRGITARDIMTKEAFENAIAVVMAFGGSTNAVLHLLAIASEAEVDLTLDDFARIGATVPHLADVKPFGAHVMTDVDRIGGVPVVMRALFDAGLLHGDCLTVTGRTVAENLADIAPPDPDGLVLRAMTEPIHPTGGITILHGSLAPEGAVVKSAGFDSDVFEGTARVFERERSAMDALEDGTITAGDVVVIRYEGPKGGPGMREMLAITGAIKGAGLGKDVLLMTDGRFSGGTTGLCVGHIAPEAVDGGPIAFVRDGDRIRLDVSRGTLDLLVDEAELAHRRAGWEPLPPRYTRGVLAKYSKLVQSASTGAICR, encoded by the coding sequence ATGACGCAGCAGACGGACAAGGCGCACGCGCGCGACGGCGACAAGGCGCACGCGCGCGACGGTGTGGACATCAAGCCCCGCAGCCGGGACGTCACGGACGGCCTGGAGAAGACGGCGGCCCGCGGAATGCTCCGTGCGGTGGGGATGGGCGACGACGACTGGGTCAAGCCCCAGATCGGGGTGGCCTCCTCGTGGAACGAGATCACCCCGTGCAACCTCTCCCTCGACCGCCTGGCCAAGGCGGTCAAGGAGGGCGTGCACTCGGGCGGGGGGTACCCGCTCGAGTTCGGCACCATCTCGGTGTCCGACGGCATCTCGATGGGCCACGAGGGCATGCACTTCTCGCTCGTGTCCCGCGAGGTGATCGCCGACAGCGTGGAGACGGTGATGAGCGCGGAGCGGCTCGACGGATCGGTGCTGCTCGCCGGCTGCGACAAGTCGTTGCCGGGGATGCTCATGGCGGCCGCGCGACTCGACCTGGCCGGCGTCTTCCTCTACGCGGGGTCCACGTTGCCGGGTTTCGCGACCCTCTCCGACGGTACGGAGAAGCAGGTCACCATCATCGACGCGTTCGAGGCGGTCGGGGCGTGCTCGCGCGGTCTGATGAGCCGCGAGGACGTCGACACCATCGAACGCGCCATCTGCCCCGGGGAGGGTGCGTGCGGCGGCATGTACACCGCCAACACCATGGCGAGCGCGGCCGAGGCCCTGGGCATGTCCCTCCCGGGCAGCGCGTCACCGCCTGCCCCGGATCGCCGTCGCGACGACTACGCCAGGGCGAGCGGAGAGGCGGTCGTCGAACTCCTGCGTCGGGGGATCACCGCCCGCGACATCATGACCAAGGAGGCGTTCGAGAACGCCATCGCCGTCGTCATGGCCTTCGGCGGTTCGACCAACGCCGTGCTGCACCTGCTCGCGATCGCCAGTGAGGCGGAGGTCGATCTGACCCTCGACGACTTCGCCCGCATCGGCGCGACGGTGCCGCATCTCGCGGACGTCAAGCCGTTCGGCGCCCACGTGATGACCGATGTCGACCGGATCGGCGGGGTGCCGGTGGTCATGAGGGCCCTGTTCGACGCGGGACTCCTGCACGGCGACTGCCTCACCGTCACCGGACGCACCGTCGCCGAGAACCTCGCGGACATCGCCCCGCCGGACCCGGACGGGCTGGTGCTGCGCGCGATGACCGAGCCGATCCACCCGACCGGCGGCATCACGATCCTGCACGGGTCGCTCGCCCCGGAGGGCGCCGTGGTCAAGTCCGCCGGCTTCGACTCCGATGTCTTCGAGGGCACGGCCCGCGTGTTCGAGCGCGAGCGCTCCGCTATGGACGCGCTGGAGGACGGCACGATCACCGCCGGGGACGTCGTGGTGATCCGCTACGAGGGGCCCAAGGGCGGCCCGGGCATGCGCGAGATGCTCGCGATCACCGGCGCCATCAAGGGCGCCGGACTCGGCAAGGACGTCCTGTTGATGACGGACGGGCGGTTCTCCGGTGGGACCACCGGCCTGTGTGTCGGCCACATCGCTCCCGAGGCGGTGGACGGTGGTCCGATCGCGTTCGTGCGAGACGGTGACCGAATCCGCCTCGACGTCTCCCGTGGGACGCTCGATCTGCTGGTCGACGAGGCCGAGCTGGCGCATCGGCGCGCCGGGTGGGAGCCGCTACCTCCCCGGTACACCCGAGGCGTGCTGGCCAAGTACTCCAAGCTCGTGCAGTCGGCCTCGACGGGCGCGATCTGCCGGTGA
- a CDS encoding oxygenase MpaB family protein yields the protein MTGAATPEPGLFEHLRSRQFLFMLPRAVSLQLMHPAISAATLEHSPSPGFVWLHKRRSVPPTIDMAFDPHPESWIPGRIVVTHDTIRGTDADGRRYHSLDPQVFHFQHATYVDSLFETITRFRGPLDAGERRSLYASCCRWYRAYGISDTPLPPTVEDFDAYFRDRTGALSVTPALTHYRGQLLRPRQWWPAAVPSGAIRTFLHPVAARALRVRPSAFDRAVSAVFTSASSLE from the coding sequence ATGACAGGCGCGGCCACCCCGGAACCCGGACTGTTCGAGCACCTCCGGTCCCGGCAGTTCCTGTTCATGCTGCCCCGCGCGGTGTCACTGCAGCTGATGCACCCCGCGATCAGTGCGGCGACGCTCGAGCACTCGCCCTCCCCGGGCTTCGTCTGGCTGCACAAGCGGCGGTCGGTTCCCCCGACGATCGACATGGCGTTCGACCCGCATCCGGAGTCCTGGATACCGGGGCGCATCGTGGTCACGCACGACACCATCCGGGGAACCGACGCCGACGGCCGTCGTTACCACTCGCTGGACCCGCAGGTCTTCCACTTCCAACACGCCACGTACGTGGACTCGCTGTTCGAGACCATCACGAGATTCCGCGGTCCACTGGACGCAGGGGAACGCCGGTCGCTCTACGCCTCGTGCTGCAGGTGGTACCGCGCCTACGGCATCTCCGACACACCGCTGCCCCCGACGGTCGAGGACTTCGACGCCTACTTCCGCGACCGGACCGGGGCGCTGTCCGTCACCCCGGCGCTCACGCACTACCGCGGGCAGCTGCTCCGTCCGCGCCAGTGGTGGCCGGCCGCGGTCCCCTCCGGCGCCATCCGGACGTTCCTGCACCCCGTGGCGGCGCGGGCGCTCCGGGTCCGGCCGTCCGCGTTCGACCGCGCGGTGTCAGCGGTCTTCACCTCGGCGTCCTCGCTGGAGTAG
- a CDS encoding PQQ-dependent sugar dehydrogenase, translating into MAAVTLFLTGCTGGPTSVTSDDRAGQAPSTATTAEDFRVTEHGEFDQGWAMSFLPGSDHLLITQRGGELLLRDQTTGQVTEVAGVPPVNDGGQGGLHDVAPGATHAEDGTVYLSWVRDHPAGSQGVVGRGTLDVDRSELRDLEVIWEQDPAAGTGHYALRLLVHDDHLYVTSGDRQEQTPAQDTADNLGGVVRLTPDGDPAPGNPWADAGGSAAELWTIGHRNPLGIAEDPQGRIWVSEMGPRDGDELNLLDEGGNYGWPEASMGRHYDGGDIPDHGDDDGFVPPAAYWVPAISPASLLIYRGDRFDGWRGSALVGGLSGQVMVRAELHDQTATVVREWDMGERIRALAEAPDGAIWVLEDGPGGRLLELTPA; encoded by the coding sequence GTGGCGGCAGTGACGCTCTTCCTGACCGGGTGTACGGGCGGGCCCACCTCCGTCACCTCCGACGACAGGGCGGGACAGGCGCCGTCCACCGCCACCACCGCCGAGGACTTCCGGGTGACGGAACACGGTGAGTTCGACCAGGGGTGGGCGATGAGCTTCCTGCCCGGGTCCGACCACCTGCTCATCACCCAACGCGGGGGCGAGCTCCTGCTCCGCGACCAGACCACCGGTCAGGTCACGGAGGTCGCGGGGGTCCCGCCGGTGAACGACGGCGGGCAGGGGGGCCTGCACGATGTGGCACCGGGCGCCACCCACGCCGAGGACGGCACCGTCTACCTCAGCTGGGTGCGGGACCATCCCGCCGGCTCCCAGGGGGTGGTGGGCCGCGGGACCCTCGACGTGGACCGTTCCGAGCTGAGGGATCTCGAGGTGATCTGGGAGCAGGACCCCGCGGCCGGCACCGGGCACTACGCCCTGCGCCTGCTCGTCCACGACGACCATCTCTATGTGACCTCGGGAGACCGCCAGGAGCAGACCCCCGCCCAGGACACCGCCGACAACCTGGGCGGCGTGGTGCGCCTGACCCCGGACGGGGATCCCGCGCCGGGGAACCCGTGGGCCGATGCGGGCGGCTCCGCCGCGGAACTGTGGACCATCGGCCACCGCAACCCCCTGGGCATCGCCGAGGACCCGCAGGGCCGGATCTGGGTGTCCGAGATGGGGCCCCGCGACGGGGACGAGCTCAACCTGCTCGACGAGGGTGGGAACTACGGGTGGCCGGAGGCCTCGATGGGCAGGCACTACGACGGCGGCGACATCCCGGACCACGGCGACGACGACGGGTTCGTACCTCCCGCCGCCTACTGGGTGCCCGCGATCTCCCCGGCCAGCCTTCTGATCTACCGCGGGGACCGCTTCGACGGGTGGAGAGGCAGCGCACTCGTCGGCGGACTGTCCGGACAGGTAATGGTCCGCGCGGAGCTGCACGACCAGACCGCGACGGTCGTCCGCGAATGGGACATGGGCGAGCGGATCCGTGCCCTCGCCGAGGCCCCCGACGGAGCGATCTGGGTCCTCGAGGACGGACCGGGCGGTCGCCTTCTGGAGCTCACGCCGGCGTGA